In Fusobacterium sp., the following are encoded in one genomic region:
- a CDS encoding ketose-bisphosphate aldolase yields MKKYSFKDLGLENTRDMFKRANENGYSIPAFNFANLEQLRAILDACTEAESDVIIQISASARIYIGKEQLPLLVKGAIDEIRAKGSKIAVALNLDHGKGYDLIKDCLDYGFSSVMIDASKYDFEKNIELTKEIVELAKAYDASVEGEIGVIHGTEDEHSADESTFTKPAEAVEFIKKTGVDSLAIAIGTAHGAHKFKVGEDPKLRLDILENIKKEIGSFPIVLHGSSSVPQDYIKRFKEFGGEVKDAIGIPDEELRKASKSIVTKINVDTDGRLVFTSTLREYFAENPKEMDLKKYLGYARNEMKNFYVKKINSVFKTK; encoded by the coding sequence ATGAAAAAATACAGTTTTAAAGACCTTGGACTTGAAAATACGAGAGATATGTTTAAAAGAGCTAATGAAAATGGATATTCTATACCAGCATTTAACTTTGCAAATTTAGAGCAGCTTCGAGCGATATTAGATGCATGTACAGAAGCTGAAAGTGATGTTATAATTCAAATATCAGCAAGTGCAAGGATATATATTGGAAAAGAGCAGCTTCCTCTTCTAGTAAAAGGAGCAATAGATGAAATAAGAGCAAAGGGATCAAAAATAGCTGTGGCACTTAATCTTGACCATGGAAAAGGATATGATTTGATTAAGGACTGCCTTGATTATGGTTTTTCATCTGTAATGATAGATGCTTCAAAATATGACTTTGAAAAAAATATAGAATTAACTAAAGAAATAGTAGAACTTGCAAAAGCATATGATGCTTCTGTAGAGGGAGAAATTGGTGTTATTCATGGAACAGAAGATGAACATTCTGCAGATGAAAGTACATTCACAAAACCAGCTGAAGCAGTAGAATTTATAAAAAAGACAGGAGTAGATTCTCTTGCTATTGCAATAGGAACAGCTCATGGAGCGCATAAATTCAAAGTGGGAGAAGATCCTAAATTAAGACTTGATATACTTGAAAATATAAAAAAAGAGATAGGAAGTTTTCCAATAGTTCTTCATGGTTCATCTTCGGTACCTCAAGACTATATCAAAAGATTTAAAGAGTTTGGGGGAGAAGTAAAAGATGCAATAGGAATACCTGATGAAGAATTAAGAAAAGCGTCTAAGTCAATAGTTACAAAAATAAATGTAGATACAGATGGAAGACTTGTTTTTACAAGCACTTTGAGAGAATATTTTGCAGAAAATCCAAAAGAAATGGATTTAAAAAAATATCTTGGTTATGCTAGAAATGAAATGAAGAACTTCTATGTAAAGAAAATTAATTCAGTATTCAAAACAAAATAA
- a CDS encoding aspartate dehydrogenase domain-containing protein, whose protein sequence is MAKVGFLGCGKIGQSMVEHIKKKETHQITFIQDPFFKCEGELKEKIIVQGLDSFYEGTDLIIEAATADVLKENIELILKHSNLLVLSVTAFSDDDFTDKVKKLCSKYGRHIYFPHGAILGMDGLFDARSIVNSVIIETVKNPKSLGREDTERTVVYEGTTREACKLYPRNVNVHATIALSGIGFDKTYSRIVSDPAVTTNTHNICIKGEGISFTLNISSFSTGGVTGIYTPISACGSLDRILGGDEYCTFV, encoded by the coding sequence TAGGATGTGGCAAAATTGGACAAAGTATGGTAGAACACATTAAGAAAAAAGAAACTCATCAAATAACTTTTATACAAGATCCTTTTTTTAAATGTGAAGGAGAGTTAAAAGAAAAAATTATTGTTCAAGGGTTAGATTCATTTTATGAAGGAACAGATTTAATTATAGAAGCAGCTACTGCTGATGTCCTCAAAGAAAATATAGAATTGATACTGAAACATTCAAACCTGTTGGTATTATCAGTAACAGCTTTCAGTGATGATGATTTTACAGATAAAGTAAAAAAATTATGCAGTAAATATGGAAGACATATATATTTTCCTCATGGAGCAATATTAGGAATGGATGGACTTTTTGATGCTCGTTCTATTGTCAACAGTGTAATTATTGAAACTGTAAAAAATCCTAAAAGCCTAGGACGTGAAGATACAGAAAGAACAGTTGTATATGAAGGTACTACTAGAGAAGCATGTAAACTTTATCCAAGAAATGTCAATGTCCATGCTACTATAGCATTATCAGGAATAGGATTTGATAAAACATATTCAAGAATAGTTTCAGATCCAGCTGTCACTACTAACACTCATAATATATGTATAAAAGGAGAAGGAATTTCATTTACTCTAAATATAAGCAGTTTTTCAACTGGAGGAGTTACTGGAATTTACACACCTATATCAGCTTGTGGAAGTTTAGACAGAATATTAGGAGGAGATGAATACTGCACATTTGTATAA